Proteins found in one Methanooceanicella nereidis genomic segment:
- a CDS encoding peroxiredoxin family protein, with protein sequence MVGISKVKVHEGIIAPMFEATDINGMAFNSRGYTGRGNLVLLFHKGKGSEISLKELEELNRDYNRISYQDGEVVAISMNDERSLKEISDRLGIKFKMISDPRHRIIDEYRVYNADKDELAITVFVIDKTGIIRYKQTLSDTGDVIPATDIANKLRQLDTGV encoded by the coding sequence ATGGTCGGTATAAGTAAGGTAAAAGTCCATGAAGGTATCATAGCACCGATGTTCGAAGCTACTGATATCAACGGGATGGCCTTTAACTCCCGGGGGTATACGGGAAGAGGTAACCTTGTCCTGTTATTTCATAAGGGCAAGGGCTCGGAGATAAGCCTGAAGGAACTTGAAGAACTTAACCGGGATTATAACCGTATCAGTTATCAGGATGGCGAGGTAGTCGCTATCAGCATGAATGATGAAAGATCTCTGAAAGAAATATCCGACCGGCTTGGAATAAAATTCAAGATGATAAGCGATCCCCGGCACAGGATAATAGACGAATATCGTGTATATAATGCCGATAAGGATGAACTGGCGATCACAGTATTCGTCATCGATAAGACGGGTATAATAAGGTACAAGCAGACCTTAAGTGATACGGGCGATGTCATTCCGGCCACGGATATCGCGAATAAATTAAGGCAGCTGGATACCGGTGTTTGA
- a CDS encoding YkvA family protein, which produces MVEYEKHYSDSSFQGKIKKYGKKAGMKAVYSGLVLYYSLQNEKMPIKSRLAIIAALGYFIFAMDAVPDILIGMGYTDDITVLMGTLMLVSKYVDEEAKQKARNRVISLFGIKDTEAMDNVDKGLRLGDKSQAMP; this is translated from the coding sequence ATGGTCGAGTATGAAAAGCATTATTCTGACAGCTCATTCCAGGGTAAGATAAAAAAATACGGTAAAAAAGCCGGTATGAAAGCAGTCTATAGCGGGCTTGTGCTGTATTATTCCCTTCAGAATGAAAAAATGCCGATAAAGTCCCGGCTGGCTATAATAGCTGCACTGGGATATTTCATATTTGCCATGGACGCTGTTCCCGATATACTGATCGGTATGGGATATACGGATGATATCACAGTGCTTATGGGCACTTTAATGCTGGTCTCCAAATATGTCGATGAGGAGGCGAAACAAAAAGCCCGCAACAGAGTGATATCATTATTCGGGATCAAAGACACGGAAGCTATGGATAATGTCGACAAAGGTTTAAGGCTCGGCGATAAAAGCCAGGCCATGCCTTGA